The region TGAAGGGTCATGGTTGATCATAACTATAGAACTAATATGCCGAATACTTTTATGAGCTGACCTCTAGATTTTGGAAGGGGGTCATTTGTGTTGTTTAGGCCATCAAGTTTGGATACAGATAGCAAGGGTAATGGGGAGACATCTACAACTATTGAGGATACCTTTGATGGACAACAGATTAAGCTTACTTTCAGAAGGATTTTCATATTTTATAGAAGGAGAGCACCACCTCCTCCTTCATTGACGCAATGGTAGAGGACGATGACCTCAGAGACCGTTGGCGACGATGCCACAATCCAGAGCTCCCTTCATTGTCCAGCACCGAGAACCAACCATTGCCGCCAGAAGTGTCCATCGTTGGtcaaggaggagagagagaggggagggtcgaAGACGATGTGAGGAGAGAGGGCAAGAGATGAGAGGAGAGGCGAGGCGAGGATGGGGTTGGCCAGCGCAGACTGCCTGCTTACATAGCCGGGGCAGGTGACAACGCTTCAATGCCGCGCGACGGCCCAAGTAGGCTTCTCGGTCTCTGTGTGAGCATTGAAGTGCCGTCACCCTCCCGTCCGGTCATGTCTGTCTCATTGCGCCGTCCATTCGCGTCCGCTCTAGAGCGGCAAACCAACATGAATGCGCGGAGACAGTTCTGGAGCGGGATGCTCCGCGCGACATGACTATCGGTGGGGCTAGGCAGTCAGACGCCTTCGTGGCGGAGGTCTAGGCGCCCACAAACCTCCCCAGGTTTGCCTCCAGCTTGCGGGAACTCGAACGTGCGGACATGTCCGCAGATGTTTGATGGACGGCGTTGGAGGGCGCAAATTGTCCACACAACGTGGTTCAGACGTTTGCGGGCGGTTTGGTGtatagcgttggagatgcccttagactcAAAACAACAGATGAAGGCTTAATCTAAGACCCTCTTAGCTGGCGAATGTGCGCTAAGGAGGGTGACAACTGCGAATGGCTTTCATGGCATTTTTAGTTGTAGGGAGGTGACAATTTCTGTATAGCAGGATAATTTCATGGTAGAGAAGACATTTTTTTTTCTAAAACACCATCATTTGATCTTGATCAAGCGGCATTCCCTGAAAGTTTCTTCCAAGCGAACGTTCACTACTTAGCATTACCGTTGATCTaaccttttttttcctctttttgagCAACTCCGTCCGTTGATCTAACTAGAGCACATTCGGCCTGGCAACCAGCCCAACGTGTAAAAGAGCCCATCCGGCTGGAGCACTACTGATAGCCAGAAGAACTAGCCCATGGGCCGTGGCTGGTGACGGCTGAGGCGAGCCTGCGGGCATGGAACCGCGCCGTGCTGCAGCGGCTGGCCGGCGGGCACGGCCGTCCATCCCGGCTGACCGGTGAACCGCACGCGCTGCGCAGGGGCCTGGAGCCCTGGACCACGGCGGCCCGTGAGATGTTTTGTCTTTTGCTAACTTATTATTGTGAGATGTATTGTTTTTTATATTCAGTCATTCATTTATTTTGATATGAAtttatttatatatttattttAGGGTCAGATGTTTTTTAATTGGGGCACACTCATACGTAAATCTGCTGCTTACTCACAATTGGAGTTTTGTTGGACTACCTTTAGTCCGTTGCCCAAAAAGTCCCAAGTGGTACTCTCAAATTCAAACATTAAGTCAATTATGTAAAACATATATTATTTTTTTAATATTGTAGTTTCATTTGATTtctcatatctataattttgaaaATTCATGTACACTAGTTCTACTTCAATTAATCATTTTGCAAGTGGATTTTAGAAGCAGAGGATATTCAACTAAAAAAGGCGGAGAACATTAAGATGAGAAAAATATTTGTTTAATATCTTTATATAATTGTAATTGTTTTTATATATGTGCCTGACATCCTCTGCAAAAAGCAACAAAATCGGTTATTCGTGAAAGCCTCTTCATCTGAGCTGCCATTGCTGGACTGCTGAATCATGATATACACCAGTAAATTGAATCTTACCCGCAAAACAAGAGAACCTAAGAACTTGAAATATATGAAAGGGCAATTGTACATGTCGAGTGGCGAAAATTAATGTGGGCAAACAAAATGGTGTCAGCAGTGTTGACTCTTTTGTACATCTGTGTCTGAATTCTGTTATTTGTATCTCTCTGTGACTATTCTATAATTTTCAGTAAGAAAAAACATCACAAAATATTTACAAATGTACAGGGAAAAAAATGAAGAGATTAAATATGAAAAAATTGGTGCAATTGCACTCCCCTCATCTCTTCTTCAGCAGAACCATTGCCACAAATGCAACAATCCTGAAGAAGAGACCATACATGAACAGAACCACAATACAGAGTTGGTAGTTGTGAATATTGAAACCACTCCTGAACAGCAAGCCGCAGCGAGTTATTAGCCAAACTCCAGGATACCTGAAAGAAAGATAACAGAGTAGCAAAAAAGTGAGCACGAATGGAAGTTTACAAACTCCATATATAACGCGACAATCTCGCATGCATTTGGATGCAGTATTTATTGACAGGAGGTGTTCATGAGAAGAAAGAAATAACCTTTTTGCGTTTGCGATTATGAAGCCCTCTAGTGCCCACTTTGGATAGCTCATATTCTTGAGAAATGTAGGGGTGGTCCTTTGTGTGGATAACAAGGTCAGAACAACAGGTATCAGTGCAGAGCACTGCAGAAGAAAAAATATATCAGGTGAGTTAGTCTGTGTATATGTGACGAATCATCGACAGTATGATTAATCAGCAAGAATATACGTACCAGCTGCGCCGAGCCAGGATTGAAACAGATGGCGAAAGTGTATCCAATCCCAGTCACACAATACACAAGCGAGAGGAGTATGATGTAATTACTGCCGATCGATGATCTCGGATTGTTGAAGTAGTAAAACATGGAGAGGTAAATGATTGGCTTTAAAGCTGTGTTGAAATGATCGATTGTATCCCTGGCAAGAAAGTATGCCAATGTGCTCATCCCAGATTCTCTTTCCCTCAAGTACTGCAATCGCTCAAGTGAAAATGACCTTAATGCCGCAATCTTGCACAGAAGAGCTGCACCATGGATTCATGGCAACTCAAGTCAGAGAGCTTTCACAAAGTAAGGTATACATAACAAGGTGGTGTCTGAATAATTGATGAACTTACAAACGGCAATGATCGTGTAAATATAGCCCGGCATCCCAAATGTGGGGTCACTGAGTTTTGCAATTGTCCCCAAGCAGATCCCAGCTAGACCTAGTATCAGGAAATCAACCCCAAGCAGTCTGCCTTCACGCAGCCGCTGTTTCGTAACTCTGCAAGGAAAATACATGAAGTAACAACTGATCAGGTATGCATTCATATTTTTTTTCAGAAGAAGCTTGTAACTGTATGTACTGAGTGTACCTACCTTCCGAGGAAGAACTTGTATTGCTTTAGGATTCCTGGTGTTCTTCTGCTGGACAGATCACCAGGTTTCGACAAACGGTGCTCAAGACGGTTGCGTTCTTGTGCAAAAGCGTTGCTTACGCCTGCAGGGAGGCAATGAGGGGTCGATCCAGACATTGAGCGGTTGATATCGACGTCCGGGCTTTGTTCACCCATTGCCTTGAGATCATCTTTCATGTCACCCGGCACTTCGTAGCCATTGTACAGCATCCAGTGCACCGGTAAGTGCTTCGCCTTAATGCCTGACTCGGGCTTCACGATGCCTTCAAGAATGTCAATGTAGTGGTCTGGCGGGTTTACACGGTCGGGGACGTGAATTCCAAGAGTTGAGAAGTAGTCCTCAATGGTCTTGATGGGACCATTGTAAACGATAAGGCCTCCTTTTGCCAGAAGTATCAAATCATCAAACATGTTGTACAATGTGTAGCTGAAGAATGTATAAAAGAAGATATAAGAACCCTTTCAGAAAGATCAGAGTTATCTCAAGGAAAACAGATTCTGGTTCGAGAACTACCTTGGTTGGTGAACCACGGCACAAATGTTCACCCCTTCAAGTGCCTCGTGACGAAGAGCTTTGAGGAGCAGCTGCGACGAGGAACTGTCCAAGCCAGAGGTTGGTTCATCCAGGATCAGCAGAGATGGCTCCATCACCATCTCAATCCCCACATTGACACGCTTCCTCTGCCCGCCAGAGATTCCACGCTTCTCCACCGTCCCAACCACCGAGTTCCTGACCCCCTGAAGGTCCAGGGACTCTATAACCCTCTCCACAATGAGAACCCTATCACGGTGTGACATTCTCGCAGGGAGCCTGAAGGGTTACAATAGAAATGCTAAGAAACTGATGAGATAAATATTCCTGAAAGTGTATCTGATGTACAACCATTATTACCTGCAATTTGCGCTGAACCAAAGGTTTTCCTCCACGGTTAAGTTCCCATGAACGACGTCGTCCTGAGGCACAAAGCCAATGATCTTCTTGTAAGAACGTATACTTCCCTGCGCTCCATTAACAAGGACAGAACCGGTCACTTGATAACCGGTCACCTTCCCGGCCACAGCATTAAGGAACGTTGTCTTGCCGGCTCCTGAGGGGCCCATGACGGCGGTGACACGGCCCGGCTGGAGTTCGCCTGTGACAGACCTCAGCAGCTTCCTTTTTCCAAGTGACAGGGTTAGGTTCTTGAACTCAACCTTGAGCAAAGGCCTGGTCATCTCCTTTTGTAGCTCCTTCACCTTGGCAAGCACTCCGGTGAAGGACATGTTCTTGTTCTCTTCCTGCCTGGCCTTCTCCAACTCTATCTCGCCATATGCATACTTGAATATTTGAGTTTGAGTTGATCTGTGCTTGCCTTTCGGCGCCGGCTTGTCATTGGTAGCGACAACTTCTCCATCGCCGCTTATGTCCATGACAACCGAAGGCATGACTTCGGATATCTCGCTTGTGTTCTGAGCTGAAAACACTATGGAGTCTGACCTTTCATTTGGCCCGGTCGAACCCATCAGGCGCGCTTCCTGCACCCTGTGGCTAGAATTCTCGAGATCGGTCTGCTGACGAAAGGATCTCCTGCGTGAAAATGTGCGCGACAGATGGTCCTGCACGCCGGTCACATGTTTCCTCGCGATCTGTTTGGCCGCCTTCCATCCCTGGTGAGCCCTGAGCTGCTGCCGGGCAAGCTGAATCGCGTTCTCCCTCGACCTCGCTTTCCTCCGTTCACGAATAGTGAGGAACTGACCTGAGCAGTTGTACACGACCAAGAGCGACACGCCTATTATACCCTGCATGCATCAAGTAGCAAGACTGAGTTTGGTACTCCATGGTGCAAACACATCACCTGGTAAGCCAGCAAAATGTTACAGGATTTACCACTAAACAAGCGCCCAAAATGATGATGTTTTCATTCGTTTCGTTTTCCTTACATGAGCCTTTAATGACGCATTCTGAAATTTTTAATGTAAAAGTCAGCTTATCCAAGATGAATACAATGGCGGCATCATTAAAGATGATACCGTAGCTAAGGCATGCTGATTGCGCTTACTCTCTTCTCTGGTGGAACCCAATTTGCAATAATGCCTGCAGAGGAAACAACCAAGAAACAAGTTAAAAACAGATTCTGTAGTGTGTATAACGTGAGATAGAGATGCCATAGGATTAGATCATTACCCACTGGTACAGGACAATTTGGATGTTGTGCTTGGGCAGTGGTAACCAGCCGGACAGAAGATTTCTTCAGTGCTCCCAAAATCAGCCCATTTGTCAGCGCCACCGCAGCCATTGGTGGAGTTTGGAGTTATCTGGTACTTGTATCTGAGAGAGAGAAATTTAGCAACTCAGCTAACATGGCTTCTGCATTTGTCTACCACGAAACAAAATGCCTCAACAAATGTACGAATAGGACATCTTACGGATCACAAAGACCAGTGGTTGAGTTCCCTTTGGCACGCGGACAGTACGATCCCAACGGACAAGCTATATAGACATAGGAGACACAAAAACTCGAGTCATTTCACAATCCGATGCCCGATCTTTGCAGCAAATTTCAGTTCATAACAAATACTACAGTCATTTGGAAGTGTCGGAAGGAAACTTACGGAGCATGCAGGTGAGGCCACGGGGACAGAAGAAGCCCTCGCAGCATGCCTGGCAGTTGGTAGCTCTCAGCGGGATGGTCTCGTTGTCGTTGGCGGCGGGGATCGGACCAACGGAGCAAGCCCACCCCGGCTCGCAACCCGGCGACCAAGCAGAGATGCCACAGTTTATGTTGGTCTCCAGGAAGAGGTTTTTCTCGCCTTTGGGGTTGTACAGGCTCGTGAAGTAGAACTTGGCTTCTGCCGGCGTGCATAAGCGCTGCGGCATGTCACCTGAGTGAGTGCATCATTCATTCCACACATCagacaccttactcgtcatctgaaactaGTTTCTTTCTGTATGATACAATGTGATGTTCTTTTCCCCTAAAAAAAATAATGTGAAAATGTA is a window of Triticum dicoccoides isolate Atlit2015 ecotype Zavitan chromosome 2B, WEW_v2.0, whole genome shotgun sequence DNA encoding:
- the LOC119361946 gene encoding ABC transporter G family member 25-like; the protein is MRHAEPSRYRRRVALPVLLLLLALFAGGASGQQERQAPPVPPEMRGVQAQLTGLTNNVARTISDRFSFCVSDTQEDWNGAFNYSSDLGFVQRCLADTRGDMPQRLCTPAEAKFYFTSLYNPKGEKNLFLETNINCGISAWSPGCEPGWACSVGPIPAANDNETIPLRATNCQACCEGFFCPRGLTCMLPCPLGSYCPRAKGNSTTGLCDPYKYQITPNSTNGCGGADKWADFGSTEEIFCPAGYHCPSTTSKLSCTSGHYCKLGSTREEKCVIKGSCKENETNENIIILGACLVGIIGVSLLVVYNCSGQFLTIRERRKARSRENAIQLARQQLRAHQGWKAAKQIARKHVTGVQDHLSRTFSRRRSFRQQTDLENSSHRVQEARLMGSTGPNERSDSIVFSAQNTSEISEVMPSVVMDISGDGEVVATNDKPAPKGKHRSTQTQIFKYAYGEIELEKARQEENKNMSFTGVLAKVKELQKEMTRPLLKVEFKNLTLSLGKRKLLRSVTGELQPGRVTAVMGPSGAGKTTFLNAVAGKVTGYQVTGSVLVNGAQGSIRSYKKIIGFVPQDDVVHGNLTVEENLWFSANCRLPARMSHRDRVLIVERVIESLDLQGVRNSVVGTVEKRGISGGQRKRVNVGIEMVMEPSLLILDEPTSGLDSSSSQLLLKALRHEALEGVNICAVVHQPSYTLYNMFDDLILLAKGGLIVYNGPIKTIEDYFSTLGIHVPDRVNPPDHYIDILEGIVKPESGIKAKHLPVHWMLYNGYEVPGDMKDDLKAMGEQSPDVDINRSMSGSTPHCLPAGVSNAFAQERNRLEHRLSKPGDLSSRRTPGILKQYKFFLGRVTKQRLREGRLLGVDFLILGLAGICLGTIAKLSDPTFGMPGYIYTIIAVSLLCKIAALRSFSLERLQYLRERESGMSTLAYFLARDTIDHFNTALKPIIYLSMFYYFNNPRSSIGSNYIILLSLVYCVTGIGYTFAICFNPGSAQLCSALIPVVLTLLSTQRTTPTFLKNMSYPKWALEGFIIANAKRYPGVWLITRCGLLFRSGFNIHNYQLCIVVLFMYGLFFRIVAFVAMVLLKKR